A portion of the Rhodococcus sp. 4CII genome contains these proteins:
- a CDS encoding limonene-1,2-epoxide hydrolase family protein, translating to MPHTGNTSEEAVAQYFSSLGPTAKQFWASFDKYFDEQTVWENVGLARTVGRDEAVAFARAFPVPFDHMRVEDVLMSSSGNKVLTERVDHFCTADGTPLLTIRVAGVLEIADGRLIHWRDYFDTAELQADLEKLQTHG from the coding sequence ATGCCTCATACAGGTAACACCTCCGAAGAAGCTGTCGCACAGTACTTCTCTTCACTTGGCCCGACTGCCAAGCAATTCTGGGCCTCGTTCGACAAGTACTTCGACGAACAGACGGTATGGGAAAACGTAGGCCTCGCGCGGACGGTGGGCAGGGACGAAGCGGTGGCGTTCGCCCGCGCATTCCCTGTTCCCTTTGACCACATGCGCGTCGAGGACGTCTTGATGTCCTCCTCCGGCAACAAGGTGTTGACCGAACGCGTCGATCACTTCTGTACCGCGGACGGAACGCCTCTTTTGACCATTCGGGTGGCCGGTGTGCTCGAAATCGCGGACGGCCGCCTCATTCATTGGCGGGACTACTTCGACACGGCGGAACTTCAAGCGGATCTCGAGAAGTTGCAGACCCACGGATAG
- a CDS encoding cobalamin-independent methionine synthase II family protein: protein MPSQPIRAEVVGSLLRPPPLVRARRSRADGQLSATAFKVIEDRAVDIAIAAQEAAGMDVITDGELRRGIFTGPLTENVDGLEYVPGVTRTWYTPDGPVEEELPVVVTGRLRLRRSAVTEEFAYARARARTSLKVTLPSPLMMLLRWSPNHSTSAYRDAFDMVADAAAIIREEVRELAALGCTYIHIDAPEIATLVQRETRDWYERQDISIDRILTEGLDLLNSVTDVPGVEFGIHLCRGNRNGRWMAAGGYDFVSAALFTRCDGFDRFLLEYDDDRSGTFEPLSHTPSGKVVVLGLVSTKTAIVESEDLILDRLREAAKFVAPEQLALSTQCGFASMVESHPDLTTDIQTAKLDLVRTAASTFWND, encoded by the coding sequence ATGCCATCGCAACCGATCAGGGCCGAAGTTGTGGGCTCGCTGCTGAGGCCACCGCCTCTTGTCCGCGCCCGCCGGTCCCGGGCCGACGGGCAACTATCGGCGACCGCGTTCAAGGTCATCGAGGATCGCGCAGTCGACATCGCCATCGCGGCACAAGAGGCTGCGGGCATGGACGTGATAACGGACGGGGAACTGCGTCGCGGCATCTTCACCGGGCCATTGACTGAAAATGTTGACGGCCTGGAGTACGTTCCCGGCGTGACCCGCACGTGGTATACCCCGGATGGCCCCGTCGAAGAGGAACTTCCCGTTGTGGTCACTGGGCGCCTGCGGCTTCGTCGATCGGCGGTGACCGAGGAATTCGCCTACGCACGGGCGCGCGCCAGAACGTCCCTCAAGGTGACATTGCCCAGTCCCTTGATGATGTTGCTGCGGTGGTCCCCGAACCATTCGACGTCCGCCTACCGGGATGCCTTCGACATGGTTGCGGACGCGGCAGCAATCATTCGCGAGGAAGTTCGTGAACTGGCTGCACTGGGTTGTACGTATATTCACATTGATGCTCCGGAGATCGCCACGCTTGTCCAGCGGGAGACCCGCGATTGGTATGAGCGCCAGGATATTTCGATTGATCGAATCCTGACGGAGGGGCTCGATCTGTTGAACTCTGTCACTGACGTGCCTGGAGTCGAATTTGGCATCCACCTGTGTCGCGGTAATCGGAATGGCCGATGGATGGCCGCCGGCGGATACGATTTTGTGTCAGCGGCTCTGTTCACTCGCTGCGATGGTTTCGACCGCTTCCTGCTCGAGTATGACGACGATCGTTCCGGCACCTTCGAGCCTTTATCTCACACTCCCTCAGGCAAGGTGGTTGTCCTTGGGCTCGTTTCGACGAAGACGGCGATTGTCGAGAGCGAAGACCTGATCCTCGATCGCTTACGCGAGGCAGCGAAGTTCGTCGCTCCGGAGCAACTTGCTCTCTCGACCCAGTGCGGTTTCGCCTCAATGGTCGAGTCACATCCGGACCTAACAACGGATATTCAGACAGCGAAGCTCGACCTGGTACGCACGGCGGCCTCGACGTTTTGGAACGACTGA